The proteins below come from a single Zea mays cultivar B73 chromosome 8, Zm-B73-REFERENCE-NAM-5.0, whole genome shotgun sequence genomic window:
- the LOC100280070 gene encoding putative O-Glycosyl hydrolase superfamily protein precursor, whose translation MPLAAMASASSSPCSRHPLILVVLLCAIAAISFSSSVAAGTVGGGTGGLGPISTNGKNYTKVCDPARFVALGLDMSRFRYCDASLPYADRVRDLVGRLALEEKVRNLGDQAEGAPRVGLPPYKWWGEALHGVSDVGPGGTWFGDVVPGATSFPLVINSAAAFNESLWRAIGGVVSTEIRAMYNLGHAELTYWSPNINVVRDPRWGRASETPGEDPFVVGRYAVNFVRGMQDVDDRPYAAAADPFSRPIKVSSCCKHFAAYDVDAWFKADRLTFDAQVEERDMVETFERPFEMCIRDGDASCVMCSYNRINGIPACADARLLSETVRSQWQLHGYIVSDCDSVRVMVRDAKWLNYTGVEATAAAMKAGLDLDCGMFWEGARDFFTTYGVDAVRQGKIKEGDVDNALSNVYTTLMRLGFFDGMPEFESLGASNVCTDGHKELAADAARQGMVLLKNDARRLPLDPNKINSVSLVGLLEHINATDVMLGDYRGKPCRIVTPYNAIRNMVNATYVHACDSGACNTAEGMGRASSTAKIADATIVIAGLNMSVERESNDREDLLLPWNQSSWINAVAMASPTPIVLVIMSAGGVDVSFAHNNTKIGAIVWAGYPGEEGGTAIADVLFGKYNPGGRLPLTWFKNEYVNQIPMTSMALRPDAALGYPGRTYKFYGGPAVLYPFGHGLSYTNFSYASGTTGATVTIHIGAWEHCKMLTYKMGAPSPSPACPALNVASHMCSEVVSFSLRVANTGGVGGDHVVPVYTAPPPEVGDAPLKQLVAFRRVFVPAGAAVDVPFALNVCKTFAIVEETAYTVVPSGVSTVVVGDDALVLSFPVTINLAV comes from the exons ATGCCTCTTGCCGCAATGGCGTCGGCATCCTCCTCGCCCTGCTCGCGGCATCCTCTGATCTTGGTCGTTCTCTTGTGCGCCATTGCCGCCATCTCTTTCTCTTCCTCTGTGGCTGCTGGAACCGTTGGCGGCGGCACAGGCGGACTGGGCCCCATCAGCACCAACGGGAAGAACTACACCAAGGTGTGCGACCCCGCACGGTTCGTGGCGCTGGGGCTCGACATGTCACGCTTCCGGTACTGCGACGCGTCGTTGCCGTACGCCGACCGGGTGCGCGACCTCGTGGGCCGCCTCGCGCTGGAGGAGAAGGTGCGCAACCTCGGGGACCAGGCGGAGGGCGCGCCCCGCGTCGGCCTGCCGCCGTACAAGTGGTGGGGGGAGGCCCTCCACGGCGTGTCCGACGTCGGCCCCGGCGGCACGTGGTTCGGCGACGTGGTGCCCGGCGCCACCAGCTTCCCGCTCGTCATCAACAGCGCCGCGGCGTTCAACGAGTCGCTGTGGCGCGCCATCGGCGGCGTGGTGTCCACGGAGATCAGGGCCATGTACAACCTGGGCCACGCAGAGCTCACCTACTGGAGCCCCAACATCAACGTGGTGCGCGACCCGCGGTGGGGACGCGCCAGCGAGACCCCCGGCGAGGACCCCTTCGTCGTCGGCCGCTACGCCGTCAACTTCGTCCGCGGAATGCAGGACGTCGACGACCGCCCCTACGCCGCCGCCGCAGACCCGTTCTCGCGGCCCATCAAGGTGTCCAGCTGCTGCAAGCACTTCGCCGCCTACGACGTGGACGCGTGGTTCAAGGCCGACCGCCTCACGTTCGACGCGCAGGTGGAGGAGCGCGACATGGTCGAGACCTTCGAGCGCCCCTTCGAGATGTGCATCCGGGACGGCGACGCCAGCTGCGTCATGTGCTCCTACAACCGCATCAACGGGATACCCGCCTGCGCCGACGCGCGCCTGCTGTCGGAGACCGTCCGGAGCCAGTGGCAGCTCCACGGGTACATCGTCTCTGACTGCGACTCCGTACGCGTCATGGTCCGGGACGCCAAGTGGCTCAACTACACCGGCGTCGAGGCCACCGCCGCGGCCATGAAGGCCGGGCTCGACCTCGACTGCGGCATGTTCTGGGAGGGCGCCCGGGACTTCTTCACCACCTACGGCGTCGACGCCGTCCGGCAGGGGAAGATCAAGGAGGGCGACGTCGACAACGCGCTCAGCAACGTCTACACCACCCTGATGCGGCTCGGCTTCTTCGACGGCATGCCGGAATTCGAGTCCCTCGGCGCTAGCAACGTTTGCACCGACGGCCACAAGGAGCTGGCTGCCGACGCCGCAAGGCAGGGGATGGTCCTCCTCAAGAACGATGCCCGCCGCCTACCATTGGACCCCAACAAGATTAATTCAGTGTCGTTGGTTGGCCTGTTGGAGCACATCAATGCCACGGATGTCATGCTGGGAGACTACCGAG GTAAGCCATGCAGAATTGTGACACCATACAACGCTATCAGGAACATGGTGAATGCCACGTACGTGCACGCCTGCGACAGTGGGGCGTGTAACACGGCGGAAGGGATGGGAAGAGCATCCAGCACAGCAAAGATCGCCGACGCGACCATCGTCATCGCTGGTCTGAACATGAGCGTGGAGAGGGAGAGCAACGACAGGGAGGATCTCCTGCTGCCGTGGAACCAGAGCAGCTGGATCAATGCCGTCGCCATGGCCTCGCCCACACCGATCGTCCTGGTGATCatgtcggccggcggcgtggacGTCTCGTTTGCGCACAACAACACCAAGATCGGCGCCATCGTTTGGGCCGGGTACCCCGGCGAGGAAGGCGGCACGGCCATCGCCGACGTCCTCTTCGGAAAATACAATCCAG GAGGACGGCTGCCGCTGACATGGTTCAAGAACGAGTACGTCAACCAGATCCCCATGACGTCCATGGCGCTGCGTCCCGACGCCGCGCTGGGCTACCCCGGCCGGACGTACAAGTTCTACGGCGGCCCGGCTGTGCTCTAcccgttcggccacggcctcagcTACACCAACTTCAGCTATGCTTCCGGCACCACCGGCGCCACTGTCACCATCCACATCGGCGCCTGGGAGCACTGCAAGATGCTCACCTACAAGATGGgtgcgccgtcgccgtcgccagccTGCCCGGCCCTAAACGTcgctagccacatgtgcagcgagGTGGTGAGCTTCAGCCTCAGGGTGGCGAACACCGGCGGTGTCGGCGGCGACCACGTGGTGCCAGTGTACACCGCGCCGCCTCCCGAGGTGGGCGACGCGCCGCTGAAGCAGCTGGTGGCGTTCCGGAGGGTGTTCGTGCCCGCCGGCGCCGCCGTCGACGTGCCCTTCGCCCTCAACGTGTGCAAGACGTTCGCGATCGTCGAGGAGACGGCGTACACCGTCGTGCCGTCGGGCGTCAGCACGGTCGTCGTCGGAGATGACGCGCTGGTGTTGTCGTTCCCCGTCACGATCAACCTGGCAGTGTAG